One genomic window of Punica granatum isolate Tunisia-2019 chromosome 1, ASM765513v2, whole genome shotgun sequence includes the following:
- the LOC116195687 gene encoding DEAD-box ATP-dependent RNA helicase 50 isoform X1 produces MLAKSACPSFNLNPLRPNLSWKAPNPLQSRVVLHGRRREAPSRALRNGGPVAVRAGYNRTPLDTPGAYQLIDEETGEKFIVWGGADDDDTQIPSKAVLSWNPSLASSVSKNSEGSEERTATDVDSVPSTVGAKGGPRSFGRLKVQRVKALAKQHPRLKDGSREYDDEPTPGALGRSRSDLELDTRKKKPTAHRHEDKVPGADRLRAIRESILRSNTEEMDDCVNQDKPDKRRKNYATEDSVAGGSNAGFRGWDKGGTSRDFRSESMDPLKQHKKLSADSDFFSRKSFTDLGCSEYLIESLRKQLFVRPSHIQAKAFKPVIGGKSCILADQSGSGKTLAYLAPVIQRLREEEIQGVSKSLPRSPRAVILVPTAELASQVLNNCRAMSRFGVPFRSMVVTGGFKQRTQLENLEEGVDVLIATPGRFMYLIKEGFVEQTNLRSVVLDEVDILCKDEDFETALQSLINSSPVSTQYLFVTATLPVDIYNKLVEIFPDCEVIMGPGMHRTSPGLEEVLVDCSGEDGAEKTSESAFENKKSALIQIVEETTVPKTIIFCNRIETCRKVENALKRLDRKGARVRVLPFHAAVAQETRLANMKEFTTSQPRDGSLFLVCTDRASRGIDFAGVDHVVLFDFPRDPSEYVRRVGRTARGAGGRGKAFVFAVGKQVSLARKIMERNQKGHPLHDVPAAYELMS; encoded by the exons ATGCTCGCCAAATCTGCCTGCCCGTCCTTTAACCTGAACCCTCTGCGCCCCAACTTGAGCTGGAAAGCCCCGAACCCGCTCCAGTCGCGCGTCGTCCTCCACGGCCGCCGACGGGAGGCCCCTTCGAGGGCCCTCAGAAATGGGGGTCCGGTGGCAGTGAGGGCGGGCTACAACAGGACGCCGTTGGACACTCCGGGAGCGTACCAGCTGATCGACGAAGAAACGGGGGAGAAGTTCATTGTGTGGGGCGGAGCCGACGATGACGACACCCAAATCCCTTCCAAGGCCGTCCTCTCCTGGAACCCTTCGCTAGCCTCCTCCGTTAGCAAGAACAGTGAAG GAAGTGAAGAAAGAACTGCAACAGATGTGGATAGTGTGCCCTCGACTGTGGGggcaaagggtgggccccggAGTTTTGGAAGACTGAAAGTGCAAAGAGTGAAAGCCCTTGCCAAACAACACCCTCGACTGAAGGATGGAAGTAGAGAATACGATGATGAGCCGACTCCTGGGGCACTGGGTCGCTCACGTTCTGATCTTGAGTTAGATACAAGAAAGAAGAAACCAACTGCGCACAGACATGAAGATAAGGTTCCTGGTGCTGACAGGTTAAGAGCTATTCGAGAGTCAATACTGAGATCTAATACTGAAGAGATGGACGACTGTGTGAATCAAGACAAGCCTGATAAGCGCCGCAAAAATTATGCAACTGAGGACTCTGTTGCTGGAGGTTCTAATGCAGGTTTTCGAGGTTGGGATAAGGGTGGAACCTCACGGGACTTTCGATCGGAATCAATGGACCCTCTCAAACAGCATAAGAAGCTATCTGCGGATAGTGACTTCTTTAGTAGGAAGTCCTTTACTGATTTGGGATGCAGTGAATATCTGATTGAATCCTTGAGAAAGCAGCTCTTTGTTCGGCCTTCGCATATCCAG GCCAAGGCATTCAAGCCTGTTATTGGGGGAAAGAGCTGTATACTGGCTGATCAGAGTGGTTCGGGAAAAACACTCGCCTATCTCGCACCTGTGATCCAGCGTCTTAGGGAAGAGGAGATACAAGGAGTAAGCAAATCTTTACCTAGAAGCCCTCGAGCCGTTATACTGGTGCCAACTGCTGAGCTGGCTTCACAG GTTCTGAATAATTGCCGTGCAATGTCGAGATTTGGAGTCCCATTCCGGTCTATGGTCGTAACGGGTGGCTTCAAACAGAGAACTCAATTGGAAAATTTAGAGGAGGGAGTTGATGTTTTAATTGCAACACCGGGTCGTTTCATGTATCTCATCAAAGAAGGGTTCGTGGAGCAGACCAATCTCCGAAG CGTTGTTCTGGACGAGGTGGATATTCTCTGTAAGGATGAGGACTTTGAAACAGCTCTTCAGAGTTTGATCAACTCCTCCCCGGTCTCAACACAGTACCTTTTTGTGACAGCCACTTTGCctgtagatatatataataagctTGTTGAAATCTTTCCCGACTGTGAAGTAATCATGGGACCCGGCATGCACCGGACAAGCCCTGGTCTTGAAGAG GTACTAGTAGATTGCAGCGGAGAAGACGGGGCTGAAAAGACTTCTGAGTCTGCATTTGAGAACAAGAAGTCCGCTCTCATTCAGATTGTGGAAGAGACCACAGTGCCAAAGACGATTATTTTCTGCAACAGG ATAGAGACATGCAGAAAAGTGGAGAATGCTCTGAAGCGTTTAGATAGGAAGGGGGCTCGTGTGCGGGTGCTCCCCTTCCATGCTGCTGTGGCACAAGAAACAAGGCTTGCAAATATGAAGGAATTTACCACTTCTCAACCGAGGGACGGCTCTCTATTCTTGGTCTGCACCGATAG AGCATCGCGTGGGATTGATTTTGCGGGAGTTGATCACGTGGTCCTCTTTGACTTTCCCCGTGACCCGAGTGAGTACGTCCGTCGCGTTGGAAGGACAGCCAGAGGTGCTGGAGGGAGAGGCAAGGCATTCGTGTTTGCTGTCGGGAAGCAGGTCTCGCTGGCAAGGAAGATCATGGAGAGGAACCAAAAGGGGCATCCTCTGCACGATGTGCCAGCTGCTTACGAGCTGATGAGCTGA
- the LOC116195176 gene encoding albumin-2-like: MGHRDLYEPMYPVDAAFRSSRTNEAYVFKGNMYVLINYAPGTQNDKAVNRPLLIRDGFPSLADTPFGDGIDCAFGSHYRNEAFIFKGDLCAVVNYAPHTTNDWIVKGPMTIASMFPFLRGTVFEKGIDAAFESSRESEAYLFRSDQYARINYGSSPHLITMRLIAQGFPTLRNTIFEHGIEAAFASHRYNEAYIFNLFEYALINFAPGTTNDYIIGGVKPIYPNWPSLGGYEREPALTFADVLFGEDVVRHDESELHNHLSQFSSAPEPDPLSPALDMYLYVVNAEVIHFLVGTVCPIISTKIN, encoded by the coding sequence ATGGGGCACAGAGATCTGTATGAGCCCATGTATCCCGTAGATGCAGCATTCCGTTCATCTCGTACAAACGAAGCTTATGTGTTCAAGGGGAACATGTACGTCCTGATTAACTACGCGCCTGGCACTCAAAATGATAAGGCCGTGAACCGACCGCTGCTCATCCGTGATGGGTTTCCGTCACTTGCAGACACGCCCTTTGGAGATGGAATAGATTGTGCGTTCGGGTCTCATTACAGGAATGAAGCATTCATCTTCAAGGGGGATCTATGCGCAGTGGTGAACTATGCACCGCACACTACAAACGACTGGATAGTTAAAGGACCCATGACCATCGCTTCGATGTTCCCATTCCTCAGAGGCACGGTGTTCGAAAAAGGCATAGATGCTGCATTCGAGTCATCGAGGGAATCTGAAGCTTACCTCTTCAGATCCGACCAGTATGCTCGTATAAATTACGGTTCTAGTCCGCACCTAATTACCATGCGTCTCATCGCTCAAGGCTTTCCAACTTTAAGGAACACCATCTTTGAGCATGGAATCGAGGCCGCATTTGCTTCGCACCGTTACAATGAGGCATACATATTCAACCTTTTTGAGTACGCACTCATCAACTTCGCACCAGGCACAACAAATGATTACATCATCGGTGGTGTGAAGCCGATTTACCCAAACTGGCCTTCTCTTGGTGGCTACGAACGTGAGCCTGCTCTAACATTTGCCGACGTCCTCTTCGGGGAAGACGTGGTAAGACATGATGAATCAGAGCTGCACAATCACCTTTCTCAATTTTCCTCTGCCCCTGAGCCTGATCCGTTATCTCCCGCTCTGGATATGTACCTATATGTTGTAAATGCTGAGGTTATACATTTTCTTGTTGGTACCGTATGTCCGATAATctcaacaaaaataaattag
- the LOC116195687 gene encoding DEAD-box ATP-dependent RNA helicase 50 isoform X2 produces MLAKSACPSFNLNPLRPNLSWKAPNPLQSRVVLHGRRREAPSRALRNGGPVAVRAGYNRTPLDTPGAYQLIDEETGEKFIVWGGADDDDTQIPSKAVLSWNPSLASSVSKNSEGSEERTATDVDSVPSTVGAKGGPRSFGRLKVQRVKALAKQHPRLKDGSREYDDEPTPGALGRSRSDLELDTRKKKPTAHRHEDKVPGADRLRAIRESILRSNTEEMDDCVNQDKPDKRRKNYATEDSVAGGSNAGFRGWDKGGTSRDFRSESMDPLKQHKKLSADSDFFSRKSFTDLGCSEYLIESLRKQLFVRPSHIQAKAFKPVIGGKSCILADQSGSGKTLAYLAPVIQRLREEEIQGVSKSLPRSPRAVILVPTAELASQVLNNCRAMSRFGVPFRSMVVTGGFKQRTQLENLEEGVDVLIATPGRFMYLIKEGFVEQTNLRSVVLDEVDILCKDEDFETALQSLINSSPVSTQYLFVTATLPVDIYNKLVEIFPDCEVIMGPGMHRTSPGLEEVLVDCSGEDGAEKTSESAFENKKSALIQIVEETTVPKTIIFCNRIETCRKVENALKRLDRKGARVRVLPFHAAVAQETRLANMKEFTTSQPRDGSLFLVCTDRIGLVRASVYLSTSLPSRSGPLQKFANLVFGCSQRIG; encoded by the exons ATGCTCGCCAAATCTGCCTGCCCGTCCTTTAACCTGAACCCTCTGCGCCCCAACTTGAGCTGGAAAGCCCCGAACCCGCTCCAGTCGCGCGTCGTCCTCCACGGCCGCCGACGGGAGGCCCCTTCGAGGGCCCTCAGAAATGGGGGTCCGGTGGCAGTGAGGGCGGGCTACAACAGGACGCCGTTGGACACTCCGGGAGCGTACCAGCTGATCGACGAAGAAACGGGGGAGAAGTTCATTGTGTGGGGCGGAGCCGACGATGACGACACCCAAATCCCTTCCAAGGCCGTCCTCTCCTGGAACCCTTCGCTAGCCTCCTCCGTTAGCAAGAACAGTGAAG GAAGTGAAGAAAGAACTGCAACAGATGTGGATAGTGTGCCCTCGACTGTGGGggcaaagggtgggccccggAGTTTTGGAAGACTGAAAGTGCAAAGAGTGAAAGCCCTTGCCAAACAACACCCTCGACTGAAGGATGGAAGTAGAGAATACGATGATGAGCCGACTCCTGGGGCACTGGGTCGCTCACGTTCTGATCTTGAGTTAGATACAAGAAAGAAGAAACCAACTGCGCACAGACATGAAGATAAGGTTCCTGGTGCTGACAGGTTAAGAGCTATTCGAGAGTCAATACTGAGATCTAATACTGAAGAGATGGACGACTGTGTGAATCAAGACAAGCCTGATAAGCGCCGCAAAAATTATGCAACTGAGGACTCTGTTGCTGGAGGTTCTAATGCAGGTTTTCGAGGTTGGGATAAGGGTGGAACCTCACGGGACTTTCGATCGGAATCAATGGACCCTCTCAAACAGCATAAGAAGCTATCTGCGGATAGTGACTTCTTTAGTAGGAAGTCCTTTACTGATTTGGGATGCAGTGAATATCTGATTGAATCCTTGAGAAAGCAGCTCTTTGTTCGGCCTTCGCATATCCAG GCCAAGGCATTCAAGCCTGTTATTGGGGGAAAGAGCTGTATACTGGCTGATCAGAGTGGTTCGGGAAAAACACTCGCCTATCTCGCACCTGTGATCCAGCGTCTTAGGGAAGAGGAGATACAAGGAGTAAGCAAATCTTTACCTAGAAGCCCTCGAGCCGTTATACTGGTGCCAACTGCTGAGCTGGCTTCACAG GTTCTGAATAATTGCCGTGCAATGTCGAGATTTGGAGTCCCATTCCGGTCTATGGTCGTAACGGGTGGCTTCAAACAGAGAACTCAATTGGAAAATTTAGAGGAGGGAGTTGATGTTTTAATTGCAACACCGGGTCGTTTCATGTATCTCATCAAAGAAGGGTTCGTGGAGCAGACCAATCTCCGAAG CGTTGTTCTGGACGAGGTGGATATTCTCTGTAAGGATGAGGACTTTGAAACAGCTCTTCAGAGTTTGATCAACTCCTCCCCGGTCTCAACACAGTACCTTTTTGTGACAGCCACTTTGCctgtagatatatataataagctTGTTGAAATCTTTCCCGACTGTGAAGTAATCATGGGACCCGGCATGCACCGGACAAGCCCTGGTCTTGAAGAG GTACTAGTAGATTGCAGCGGAGAAGACGGGGCTGAAAAGACTTCTGAGTCTGCATTTGAGAACAAGAAGTCCGCTCTCATTCAGATTGTGGAAGAGACCACAGTGCCAAAGACGATTATTTTCTGCAACAGG ATAGAGACATGCAGAAAAGTGGAGAATGCTCTGAAGCGTTTAGATAGGAAGGGGGCTCGTGTGCGGGTGCTCCCCTTCCATGCTGCTGTGGCACAAGAAACAAGGCTTGCAAATATGAAGGAATTTACCACTTCTCAACCGAGGGACGGCTCTCTATTCTTGGTCTGCACCGATAG AATTGGACTGGTCAGGGCTTCTGTCTACCTTTCAACTAGTCTGCCGAGCCGATCTGGTCCGCTACAAAAGTTTGCTAATCTTGTGTTTGGTTGCTCCCAAAGAATTGGTTGA
- the LOC116203486 gene encoding self-incompatibility protein S1-like codes for MLSRPPPFAAAALLLLLLVAGAASHDVHVSMMNRLGGGNNMTLHCQSKDNNLGQQTVPDGSEFGWDFSVNVEGTTLFFCDLGWQSVMDFHFDAYSFGRDFVRCSGDKCLWIVAKEGIYGQNGKTGLWEYAYSWPN; via the coding sequence ATGTTGAGCCGGCCACCACCCTTTGCAGCCGctgccctcctcctcctcctcctggtGGCAGGGGCGGCCTCACATGATGTCCATGTGAGCATGATGAACCGGCTTGGTGGAGGCAACAACATGACACTGCACTGCCAGTCCAAGGACAACAACCTGGGCCAGCAAACCGTACCGGACGGGTCTGAATTCGGATGGGATTTCTCTGTCAATGTCGAGGGGACAACGCTGTTCTTCTGCGACCTGGGGTGGCAGAGCGTCATGGATTTCCACTTCGATGCTTACTCCTTTGGGCGGGACTTCGTACGGTGCAGCGGAGACAAGTGCTTATGGATTGTGGCCAAGGAGGGAATCTATGGCCAGAATGGGAAGACTGGACTATGGGAGTATGCCTATTCCTGGCCCAATTGA